Proteins found in one Orcinus orca chromosome 11, mOrcOrc1.1, whole genome shotgun sequence genomic segment:
- the DEPDC4 gene encoding DEP domain-containing protein 4, which produces MAVLLTPWFRSLGSQSQFPGPGRSVSSFVSPRDVFCRKRRTGCSGPFQATQLWDGIIHSLQTQVVIKRRRHHLRTYRDCFTGSDAVDVVLSHLMQNTCLSSNDISRLKGVRLCQLLMNHKVFEPVEMKLFKNEKELEFEDSNNSLYRFLGNKSSYVFCKRKKDSETGLNDEIKAKESLRPEGKVISNPLAQEIGEERIEELIDTMSGTLALPPNITVDKPVLPLSKEGLITGLIQQLNAWNISLTS; this is translated from the exons ATGGCGGTTCTTTTGACTCCGTGGTTCCGTAGCCTTGGCAGCCAGAGCCAGTTTCCCGGCCCAGGGCGGAGTGTGTCAAGTTTCGTGAGCCCTAGAGATGTTTTCTGCCGGAAAAGGAGGACAG gatgctCTGGTCCTTTTCAAGCTACTCAGCTATGGGATGGTATTATTCACTCCCTTCAGACTCAAGTGGTAATAAAAAGAAGGAGGCATCATTTACGAACATACAGAGACTGTTTTACTGGTTCTGATGCTGTTGATGTAGTACTAAGTCATCTTATGCAAAATACGTGCCTGAGCAGTAATGATATCTCTCGTCTTAAAGGAGTTCGTCTTTGTCAACTTCTAATGAACCATAAAGTATTTGAACCAGTAGAAATGAAGCTattcaaaaatgaaaaggaattggAATTTGAGGATTCAAACAATAGTCTCTACAGGTTTCTAGGGAATAAATCATCTTATgttttttgcaaaagaaaaaaggattctGAGACTGGgttaaatgatgaaataaaagcaaaggaatCTTTAAG ACCAGAAGGCAAAGTGATTTCAAATCCTCTAGCACAAGAGATTGGTGAGGAAAGAATTGAGGAACTTATTGATACAATGAGTGGGACTCTGGCTTTACCTCCAAACATCACAGTTGACAAACCTGTTCTTCCACTTTCAAAAGAAG GATTGATAACTGGCTTAATTCAGCAATTGAATGCTTGGAATATTTCCCTGACCAGTTAA